From the genome of bacterium, one region includes:
- a CDS encoding aminotransferase class V-fold PLP-dependent enzyme: MAIDVERVRRDTPGCEHVLHFNNAGAALMPRAVVDAMLGHLRREAEIGGYEAADEADAAIEHAYAATASLLGCAPDEIAIVENATRAWDMAFYSLRFSPGDRILTAMAEYASNYIAYLQVARRTGAVVEVVPNDEHGQISVDALRRALDERVKLISITHVPTNGGLVNPVAEVGRVARDAGVPYLLDACQSVGQMPLRVDEIGCDLLSATGRKYLRGPRAIGFLYVRRALLERLEPPFLDLHAAVWVARDRYEMRPDARRFESWEANYAGKIGLAVAIDYARALELEAIRDRVYALGARLRARLCECAGVVVHDLGAERCGIVTFTADGLAAADVKARLAAQRINVTVSTVNSTRFDMEARRLEPLVRASVHYYNTEGEIERFGRAIETMR; the protein is encoded by the coding sequence ATGGCCATCGACGTCGAGCGGGTTCGGCGCGACACACCCGGATGCGAGCACGTCCTGCACTTCAACAACGCCGGGGCGGCCCTGATGCCGCGCGCCGTGGTGGACGCCATGCTCGGCCACCTGCGGCGCGAGGCCGAGATTGGAGGGTACGAGGCGGCGGACGAGGCCGACGCGGCGATCGAGCACGCGTACGCGGCCACCGCGTCCCTCCTGGGGTGTGCGCCGGACGAGATCGCGATCGTGGAGAACGCCACCCGGGCGTGGGATATGGCGTTTTACTCGCTGCGCTTCTCGCCGGGCGACCGGATCCTGACGGCGATGGCCGAGTATGCGAGCAACTACATCGCCTACCTGCAGGTGGCGCGGCGCACGGGTGCCGTGGTCGAGGTCGTCCCGAACGACGAACACGGTCAGATCTCGGTGGACGCGCTCCGGCGCGCGCTCGACGAGCGCGTGAAGCTGATCTCGATCACGCACGTGCCGACGAACGGTGGCCTCGTCAACCCCGTGGCCGAGGTCGGCCGGGTCGCCCGCGACGCCGGGGTGCCGTATCTGCTGGATGCGTGCCAGTCCGTCGGGCAGATGCCGTTGCGCGTCGACGAGATCGGGTGTGATCTTCTGTCCGCGACCGGGCGCAAGTACCTGCGGGGCCCCCGCGCCATCGGCTTCCTCTACGTGCGGCGCGCGCTGCTGGAGCGGCTCGAGCCGCCGTTTCTCGATCTCCACGCCGCGGTGTGGGTCGCGCGCGACCGGTACGAGATGCGGCCCGACGCCCGCCGCTTCGAAAGCTGGGAGGCGAACTACGCGGGCAAGATCGGACTCGCCGTCGCGATCGACTACGCGCGCGCGCTCGAGCTCGAGGCGATCCGCGACCGCGTCTACGCCCTCGGGGCGCGCCTGCGGGCGAGACTGTGCGAGTGCGCCGGCGTGGTCGTGCACGATCTCGGCGCGGAACGCTGCGGGATCGTCACGTTCACCGCTGACGGCCTCGCCGCGGCGGACGTCAAGGCCCGGCTGGCCGCGCAGCGCATCAACGTGACGGTGTCCACCGTCAACTCCACCCGCTTCGACATGGAGGCGCGGCGCCTCGAGCCGCTCGTGCGGGCGTCCGTCCACTACTACAATACCGAGGGCGAGATCGAACGGTTCGGCCGCGCGATCGAGACGATGCGCTAG
- a CDS encoding lysophospholipid acyltransferase family protein has product MIFASQAPFYLRGTPSGSSCLPSPARTGTGRRRSAGRRSYARTRILRPDAGGTHLDSLAFRAIRAAVRALAWALFRVSTVGIDRIPARGPAVVVANHVSWLDPIILPLVMPRKPAVLAMAELWHMPGVSLVMRAYGPLAIPIRRGTVDTSAFRRSLHALRHGRLLIIFPEGGISPDGRLRPFQRGAALLAARAGAPLVPVAIVGTRDALPLDRTVPRLRRIVVRVGEPITIGGDTPEDLDRANAEAASQIIALATSAASGRERQREPRRPGPRRPKP; this is encoded by the coding sequence ATGATCTTCGCGTCACAGGCACCATTCTACCTACGCGGCACGCCGTCCGGTAGTTCCTGCCTGCCCTCTCCGGCGCGCACCGGCACCGGTCGCCGGCGATCGGCCGGCAGGAGGTCGTACGCGCGGACGCGTATCCTCCGACCCGACGCCGGAGGGACCCACCTGGACAGCCTCGCGTTTCGTGCCATCCGCGCCGCCGTACGCGCCCTCGCCTGGGCGCTGTTTCGTGTCTCCACGGTCGGCATCGACCGCATCCCCGCACGGGGTCCGGCAGTCGTCGTCGCCAATCACGTCAGCTGGCTCGATCCCATCATCTTGCCGCTGGTGATGCCGCGAAAGCCCGCGGTGCTGGCGATGGCGGAGCTGTGGCACATGCCGGGCGTGAGCTTGGTGATGCGCGCCTACGGGCCGCTCGCGATCCCGATCCGCCGCGGAACCGTCGACACGAGCGCGTTCAGGCGCTCGCTCCACGCGCTCCGGCACGGCCGCCTCCTGATCATCTTCCCGGAGGGCGGCATCAGTCCCGACGGCCGCCTCCGGCCATTCCAGCGGGGCGCGGCGCTCCTGGCCGCGCGCGCCGGCGCGCCGCTCGTCCCGGTCGCGATCGTCGGCACGCGCGACGCGCTTCCGCTCGACCGAACGGTGCCGCGCCTCCGGCGTATCGTCGTGCGGGTCGGCGAGCCGATCACGATCGGCGGCGATACCCCAGAGGATCTCGACCGCGCGAACGCGGAGGCCGCGTCCCAGATCATCGCGCTCGCGACCTCGGCGGCGTCGGGTCGCGAACGCCAACGCGAGCCCCGGCGGCCCGGACCGCGCCGGCCGAAGCCCTAG
- a CDS encoding sulfocyanin-like copper-binding protein, whose amino-acid sequence MRRIHTLARNAWTAMRWGGAIGAVAAVAAMVPGTPVLGAAMHSVDVAIVAGKSAADGGFDFNGYQRGAMTITVPTGWQVTVHFENVNVLAHSLIVVPSGAGQQAVPPTTPAFPGAMTKDLAAGLPKGTKQTLTFTASKAGSYEFVCGVPGHGVAGMWDKLVVSNTAKTPTVTPAGATTITAK is encoded by the coding sequence GTGAGACGGATACACACACTGGCACGGAACGCGTGGACCGCGATGCGATGGGGAGGTGCCATCGGCGCCGTCGCCGCGGTCGCGGCGATGGTCCCTGGGACGCCAGTCCTCGGCGCGGCGATGCACTCCGTTGACGTCGCGATCGTCGCCGGCAAGAGCGCGGCCGACGGGGGCTTCGACTTCAACGGCTACCAGCGCGGGGCCATGACAATCACGGTGCCCACCGGCTGGCAGGTCACGGTGCATTTTGAGAACGTGAACGTGCTCGCCCATAGTCTCATCGTGGTGCCGTCGGGCGCGGGCCAGCAGGCGGTGCCGCCGACCACGCCGGCGTTCCCGGGCGCGATGACCAAGGACCTCGCGGCAGGGCTCCCCAAGGGGACCAAGCAAACGCTCACGTTCACGGCGAGTAAGGCCGGATCGTACGAGTTTGTCTGCGGTGTGCCCGGACATGGGGTCGCGGGGATGTGGGACAAGCTGGTCGTCTCTAATACGGCCAAGACACCGACCGTGACGCCGGCCGGCGCGACGACCATCACGGCGAAGTAG
- a CDS encoding DinB family protein gives MDARALIQEQFAGSHRLVTRSLGEVSDDEANRVFDGPLAPFVWQVGHLAWADLYLLKAAGASPSLTLPDSFEPLFKTGTGGKAAYPSLETVQRAFDQAHEAAMKAAAELDPDTPRESSQGFWKNSGGVLLFLNGHRWYHIGKMTSLRALLGKPRVFG, from the coding sequence GTGGATGCTCGAGCCTTGATCCAGGAACAGTTCGCAGGCAGCCACCGACTCGTGACGCGCTCGCTCGGCGAGGTCTCGGACGACGAGGCCAACCGCGTGTTCGACGGGCCCCTGGCGCCGTTCGTCTGGCAGGTCGGCCATCTCGCGTGGGCCGATCTATACCTTCTGAAGGCCGCAGGCGCATCGCCGTCCCTCACGCTCCCGGACAGTTTCGAGCCGTTGTTCAAGACTGGCACCGGCGGCAAAGCGGCGTATCCCTCGCTCGAGACGGTCCAGCGCGCGTTCGACCAAGCACACGAGGCGGCGATGAAGGCGGCCGCGGAACTCGACCCGGACACCCCCCGCGAGAGCTCCCAGGGCTTCTGGAAGAACTCCGGCGGCGTCCTTTTGTTCTTGAACGGCCATCGATGGTATCACATCGGGAAGATGACATCGCTCAGGGCGCTGCTTGGGAAGCCGCGGGTGTTTGGTTAA
- a CDS encoding TetR/AcrR family transcriptional regulator, with translation MTRASTTRSPAETPTRDRLLGSAMDVFVAKGYHAAAVDDIVAASETSKGAFYHYFSSKQEIFVTLVDALGELVETGVETAIADERGALAKVEAALRVVLETADTRRGLVKILLVEAVGLGPEFEEKRLEIHGRFARLIRRHLDHAVGEGSIPAQDTALAAQAWLGVLNEVITQWLATGSGRLTDRLPALRAFLLRSVGAADRARTVRQARGARTGRQTR, from the coding sequence ATGACAAGAGCCTCGACGACGCGATCACCGGCCGAGACGCCGACCCGAGACCGCCTTCTTGGGTCCGCGATGGATGTGTTTGTGGCGAAGGGGTACCACGCCGCGGCGGTCGACGACATCGTGGCCGCCTCAGAGACCTCGAAGGGCGCATTCTACCACTACTTCTCGAGCAAGCAGGAGATCTTCGTGACACTCGTGGACGCGCTCGGTGAGCTGGTGGAGACCGGCGTCGAGACTGCGATCGCCGACGAGCGCGGTGCGCTCGCCAAGGTGGAGGCGGCGCTGCGCGTCGTGCTCGAGACGGCCGACACGCGGCGGGGGTTGGTGAAGATCCTGCTGGTCGAGGCGGTGGGACTTGGACCGGAGTTCGAAGAGAAACGCCTGGAGATCCACGGCCGCTTCGCCCGGCTCATCCGGCGGCATCTCGATCACGCCGTCGGCGAGGGGTCGATCCCGGCCCAGGACACCGCGCTGGCCGCTCAGGCGTGGCTCGGCGTCCTCAACGAGGTGATCACCCAATGGTTGGCGACGGGAAGTGGCCGGCTCACGGACCGGCTCCCCGCGCTGCGGGCGTTTCTGCTCCGCAGCGTGGGCGCAGCGGATCGCGCGAGGACGGTGCGCCAGGCACGCGGCGCCCGGACGGGGCGTCAGACGAGGTGA
- a CDS encoding ABC transporter substrate-binding protein, which translates to MITRRTFMSLPLGLLTSGLAAPRPVRAQGRAPLHIRVVSTPVLIFAPLFVAIERGYLRREGIDAELISAPGGASVFAVLASGRAEAAVGGLGAALFNAASRGLDFKVVGPAHAEKPPVSTPLVIARSAFENNQIRAVKDLRGKKVSVNVIGSATEFWVSAALLKGGLTMSDVQLVEVNFPDVPAALANGAIAGGMLGEPLTTLAEDRGQIVRLSQDFINGMQVTAVYFSGAFMRGHPQEAVGFMKAWLRACRDLYGGGYRRDDIARIVEKYTGVPADVVKRARAPFHEPNGAMNFNDFTRLQEFFRNRGELTYDHPLPPSAYIDTSFVTQALRAVGPFVPPQ; encoded by the coding sequence ATGATCACGCGCCGGACGTTCATGAGTTTGCCGCTGGGCCTGCTCACGTCAGGGCTCGCGGCGCCGCGGCCAGTGCGGGCGCAGGGGCGGGCGCCGCTCCACATCCGTGTCGTGTCCACGCCGGTGCTGATCTTCGCGCCGCTGTTCGTCGCAATCGAGCGGGGGTATCTTCGGCGCGAGGGCATCGACGCCGAGCTGATCAGCGCGCCGGGTGGCGCATCGGTGTTCGCGGTGCTGGCCAGCGGGCGGGCGGAAGCGGCGGTCGGCGGCCTCGGGGCCGCCTTGTTCAACGCCGCATCGCGCGGGCTCGACTTCAAGGTCGTCGGGCCGGCCCACGCCGAGAAGCCGCCGGTGAGCACCCCGCTCGTGATCGCCCGCTCGGCGTTCGAGAACAACCAGATCCGCGCGGTCAAGGACCTGCGCGGCAAGAAGGTCTCGGTCAACGTCATCGGATCGGCCACGGAATTCTGGGTCAGCGCGGCGTTGCTCAAAGGCGGGCTCACGATGTCCGACGTGCAGCTGGTGGAGGTGAACTTTCCGGACGTGCCCGCGGCGCTCGCAAACGGCGCGATCGCCGGCGGCATGCTGGGCGAGCCCCTGACGACGCTGGCGGAGGATCGCGGGCAGATCGTCCGCCTCAGCCAGGACTTCATCAACGGCATGCAGGTGACCGCCGTGTACTTCAGCGGCGCATTCATGCGCGGGCACCCCCAGGAAGCCGTGGGCTTCATGAAGGCGTGGCTGCGCGCGTGCCGGGACCTGTACGGCGGCGGCTACCGGCGCGACGACATCGCGCGCATCGTGGAGAAGTACACCGGCGTCCCCGCGGATGTGGTCAAGCGCGCGCGCGCGCCGTTCCACGAGCCCAACGGGGCCATGAACTTCAACGACTTCACGCGGCTGCAGGAGTTCTTCCGGAACCGGGGCGAGTTGACCTACGATCATCCGCTTCCGCCGTCTGCGTACATCGACACCTCGTTCGTGACGCAAGCGCTCCGGGCCGTGGGGCCGTTCGTCCCACCGCAGTGA
- a CDS encoding ABC transporter ATP-binding protein gives MSRSPAAPPAAAAIVATGLTHAYPGPRGPIAALEDVSFSVRAGEFCAMIGPSGCGKTTLLHVLAGLLTPSAGSVTMPRSAPGRLATAVVFQGVSTFPWMTVRQNVAYGLRMLRLPGVECRRRAEHHVARVGLTPFLDAYPHQLSEGMRQRVSIARAFATDPDVLLMDEPFGSLDEQTRLHLQDELLRLWGESGKTVVFITHSLDEAARLADRVLVMTGRPGRIRAEVAVPFARPRGYREVRRDPAYGALTARLWTELVEDGEVARP, from the coding sequence GTGAGCCGGTCGCCGGCCGCGCCCCCGGCCGCCGCTGCGATCGTGGCGACCGGACTCACGCACGCGTATCCGGGGCCCCGCGGGCCGATCGCGGCGCTCGAGGACGTCTCGTTCTCCGTGCGGGCCGGCGAGTTCTGCGCGATGATCGGCCCGTCGGGATGCGGCAAAACGACGCTTCTGCACGTCTTGGCGGGGCTCCTCACGCCGAGCGCCGGGTCCGTGACGATGCCCCGGTCCGCCCCGGGACGGCTCGCGACCGCCGTCGTCTTCCAGGGGGTCAGCACGTTTCCGTGGATGACGGTGCGCCAAAACGTCGCATATGGCCTCCGCATGCTCAGGCTTCCCGGGGTCGAGTGCCGGCGGCGCGCGGAGCATCACGTCGCACGCGTGGGCCTGACGCCGTTTCTCGACGCCTATCCGCACCAGCTCTCGGAGGGGATGCGCCAGCGCGTAAGCATCGCGCGGGCGTTCGCGACGGATCCCGACGTCCTGCTGATGGACGAGCCGTTCGGCAGCCTCGATGAACAGACGCGCCTGCACCTGCAGGACGAGCTGCTGCGCCTGTGGGGCGAGAGCGGCAAGACGGTCGTCTTCATCACGCACAGCCTGGACGAGGCGGCGCGTCTCGCCGACCGCGTGCTGGTGATGACGGGCCGTCCCGGGCGGATCAGGGCCGAGGTGGCGGTGCCGTTCGCGCGGCCGCGCGGATACCGCGAGGTCCGCCGGGATCCCGCGTACGGCGCGCTCACGGCGCGCCTCTGGACCGAGCTCGTCGAGGACGGCGAGGTCGCTCGTCCATGA
- a CDS encoding ABC transporter permease, with the protein MSGGRLSDRLLAVGSPIGFLAVWEVLCRLGVLDPRYIPAPTTVLHTMAAMTRTGELPYHALVSVRRIVFGFLLGAVPAVGLGLAMGLSRPVRASLMPLVSAVYPIPKIAVYPLIIFYLGLGEASKISIVAVSIFFLVLLSTMAGVLALDPAYFKIARAYGADARAVFVTVALPGALPQIFTGLKLGMGFALIVIVGAELLGSNSGIGYLIWRSYQIFAIDAMFAGLLVTAVLGWAATGALDWLEHRVLPWRVS; encoded by the coding sequence ATGAGCGGCGGTCGACTCTCCGACCGCCTGCTCGCGGTCGGGTCTCCGATCGGGTTCCTCGCCGTGTGGGAGGTGCTGTGCCGTCTCGGCGTCCTGGACCCCCGCTACATCCCGGCGCCGACGACGGTGCTGCACACGATGGCGGCTATGACCCGGACCGGCGAGCTTCCGTATCACGCCCTCGTGAGCGTGCGGCGGATCGTGTTCGGGTTCCTCCTCGGCGCGGTGCCGGCGGTCGGCCTGGGACTGGCCATGGGGCTCAGCCGGCCGGTGCGGGCGTCACTGATGCCGCTCGTCTCCGCGGTGTACCCGATCCCCAAGATCGCCGTCTATCCCCTGATTATCTTTTACCTCGGGTTGGGAGAAGCGTCCAAGATCAGCATCGTCGCGGTGAGCATCTTCTTCCTCGTGCTGCTGAGCACGATGGCAGGCGTGCTGGCGCTCGACCCTGCCTACTTCAAGATCGCCCGCGCGTACGGCGCGGACGCGCGCGCGGTCTTTGTGACAGTGGCGCTGCCCGGCGCCCTGCCGCAGATCTTCACGGGCCTCAAGCTCGGCATGGGCTTCGCGCTCATCGTCATCGTCGGCGCCGAACTCCTGGGGTCGAATAGCGGGATCGGCTATTTGATCTGGCGGTCGTACCAGATCTTCGCGATCGACGCGATGTTCGCGGGTCTCCTCGTCACCGCCGTGCTGGGGTGGGCGGCGACCGGCGCGCTCGATTGGCTGGAGCATCGCGTGCTCCCCTGGCGAGTGTCCTGA
- a CDS encoding heparan-alpha-glucosaminide N-acetyltransferase domain-containing protein, giving the protein MTPHAVIDVPPRRPEPQLHRGEETSAAVGADARPTGRPEPGTRDAAPPPAGRLLSLDAFRGFVILGMLLVNNMIWNAATPRQLMHAPWGGGVTFTDMILPWFVLTVGVTIPVGARTGLRGAAYALRVARRTASLVALGVLIDSVASHGFTVSMDVLQLLGLSYLVAALLSRARVLARLATAAGLLAGYAALLTLVPVPGLGVGVFQEHHNIIQYLNDTYLTPHALAGVLAVAPAAALALLGTTAGDLLRAGRTKEVAKTGALAAAGAALVLGGWLWGQTLPLNKDLWTPTYVLFAGGLGLLLLAACHLLFDIVRLRSLGVPLAVLGSNAIVGYVASALFAIGAMQTWPDPRAPGHTLSLHTAVLDPLGGAIGPVAAGWIYTASVIALWWLVLFALYRRRVFIRV; this is encoded by the coding sequence ATGACTCCACACGCCGTGATCGACGTCCCGCCCCGCAGACCCGAACCGCAACTACATCGGGGGGAGGAGACGTCTGCGGCCGTCGGGGCCGACGCCCGCCCGACCGGCCGGCCGGAGCCCGGCACGCGCGATGCTGCGCCGCCCCCGGCGGGACGATTACTGTCTTTGGACGCGTTCCGCGGTTTCGTGATCCTTGGCATGCTCCTCGTCAACAACATGATCTGGAACGCCGCCACGCCGCGGCAGCTGATGCATGCGCCGTGGGGCGGTGGCGTCACCTTTACCGACATGATCCTGCCGTGGTTCGTCTTGACCGTGGGCGTCACGATCCCGGTCGGGGCCCGGACCGGCCTGCGCGGCGCCGCGTACGCGCTGCGCGTCGCGCGGCGAACCGCGTCGCTCGTCGCGCTCGGGGTCCTGATCGACTCGGTGGCGTCCCACGGATTCACCGTGAGCATGGACGTGCTGCAGCTCCTGGGCCTATCGTACCTGGTGGCGGCCCTGCTGAGCCGAGCGCGGGTGCTGGCGCGGCTCGCCACGGCCGCGGGGCTGCTGGCCGGATACGCGGCGCTCCTCACCCTCGTGCCGGTGCCCGGCCTCGGCGTCGGCGTGTTCCAGGAGCATCACAACATCATCCAGTACCTGAACGATACCTACCTGACCCCCCACGCGCTTGCCGGGGTGCTCGCCGTCGCGCCGGCCGCGGCGCTGGCGTTGCTCGGCACCACTGCGGGCGACCTGCTGCGGGCCGGCCGCACGAAGGAGGTCGCGAAGACCGGCGCGCTCGCCGCCGCTGGAGCGGCGCTGGTACTCGGCGGTTGGCTGTGGGGACAGACGCTTCCGCTGAACAAGGATCTGTGGACGCCGACGTACGTGCTCTTCGCGGGCGGGCTCGGGTTGCTGCTGCTGGCGGCCTGCCACCTGCTGTTCGACATCGTGCGGCTGCGGTCGCTCGGCGTTCCGCTCGCGGTGCTCGGCTCCAATGCGATCGTCGGATACGTTGCGTCTGCGCTGTTTGCGATCGGCGCCATGCAGACCTGGCCCGATCCGCGCGCACCGGGCCACACGCTCTCGCTGCACACGGCGGTGCTCGATCCGCTCGGCGGTGCGATCGGCCCCGTCGCGGCCGGGTGGATCTACACCGCGTCCGTCATCGCCCTGTGGTGGCTCGTGCTGTTTGCGCTGTATCGGCGGCGCGTCTTCATCCGCGTCTAG
- a CDS encoding class I SAM-dependent methyltransferase, with amino-acid sequence MKRYLETNRAMWDVWTRYHVASSFYDVEGFKAGTSRRRAGLDELELRLLGNVTGKTLLHLQCHFGLDTIAWARRGAVATGVDFSGAAIAAARTLAAEVGVPATFVESDLYALPERLRGEFDLVFTSHGVLCWLPDLDRWARVIAHFLRPGGTFCIIEGHPFAMVFDETREDGELRPRYPYFSSAEPERSTGRGSYAAPDAPIDSLTYQWVHPLADIVGALARAGLRIETFEEYPYVGWAMFPWMEERPNGTWHLPSGARSVPLMFSLTASKDAR; translated from the coding sequence ATGAAGCGCTACCTCGAAACCAACCGAGCGATGTGGGACGTGTGGACGAGGTATCACGTGGCGTCCTCGTTCTACGACGTGGAGGGGTTCAAGGCCGGCACCTCGCGGCGGCGCGCCGGCCTCGACGAGCTCGAGTTGCGGCTGCTCGGCAACGTCACCGGCAAGACGCTCCTGCACCTGCAGTGCCACTTCGGCCTCGACACGATCGCCTGGGCCAGGCGCGGCGCGGTCGCGACAGGCGTCGATTTCTCGGGAGCGGCGATCGCGGCCGCCCGCACGCTCGCGGCCGAGGTCGGCGTGCCGGCCACGTTCGTCGAGAGCGACCTGTATGCGCTCCCGGAGCGGCTCCGCGGCGAGTTCGACCTCGTCTTTACGTCGCACGGGGTGCTCTGCTGGCTCCCCGATTTGGATCGCTGGGCTCGGGTCATTGCCCATTTTCTTCGGCCGGGCGGGACGTTCTGCATCATCGAGGGGCACCCGTTTGCGATGGTCTTCGACGAGACCCGCGAGGACGGGGAACTGCGACCGAGGTACCCTTACTTCTCCTCTGCGGAGCCGGAGCGCTCGACCGGACGCGGCTCCTACGCAGCACCCGACGCTCCGATCGACAGCCTGACCTATCAATGGGTGCATCCCCTCGCCGACATCGTGGGGGCGCTCGCGCGCGCGGGGCTCCGGATCGAGACGTTCGAGGAATACCCGTACGTTGGGTGGGCAATGTTCCCGTGGATGGAGGAGCGTCCGAACGGGACGTGGCACCTGCCGTCCGGCGCGCGCAGCGTCCCGCTGATGTTCTCGCTCACGGCGTCGAAGGACGCTCGCTGA
- a CDS encoding cation transporter, whose amino-acid sequence MSNDVVVFSVEGLRHAPAAARLEWALASVCGVQGVSLNLATEKLRVTHDSAEADLRRLVDVVRSVGCDVRASHAVIGVDHIGCPSCATRIEDALRSVGGVLDAAVDLRTRRAIVSYLPGHVTQRDLAQAIREAGYQPTRASAGAESGRLAGAGAFAR is encoded by the coding sequence GTGAGCAACGATGTCGTGGTTTTTTCCGTCGAAGGACTGCGTCACGCTCCCGCGGCCGCGCGGCTCGAGTGGGCGCTGGCGAGCGTGTGCGGTGTCCAAGGCGTTTCCCTGAACCTGGCGACCGAGAAGTTGCGCGTGACCCATGACTCCGCGGAGGCGGACCTCCGCCGGCTCGTCGACGTCGTGCGGTCGGTGGGGTGCGACGTTCGTGCGTCACACGCCGTCATCGGCGTGGACCACATCGGGTGCCCCTCGTGCGCCACCCGCATTGAGGACGCGCTCCGGAGCGTCGGCGGTGTGCTCGACGCGGCCGTGGATCTGCGCACGCGTCGCGCGATTGTGTCGTACCTGCCTGGGCACGTGACGCAGCGCGACCTCGCACAGGCGATTCGCGAAGCGGGGTATCAGCCGACGAGGGCGTCCGCCGGCGCCGAGTCCGGGCGGCTGGCCGGCGCGGGAGCGTTCGCGCGCTAG
- a CDS encoding LLM class flavin-dependent oxidoreductase, with protein sequence MRLSIIDQSPVPAGLTAADALRNTIELARVADRLGYERYWIAEHHATRAFASSAPEVLMARVAAETSGIRVGSGAVLLPHYSPFKVAETFRVLHALYPDRIDLGIGRAPGGGPLETFALRRDRGREFPDDFPDQLVELLAFLRGGFPADHPFSRIEVTPDMPGVPDIWLLGSSPWSASAAAQLGLPYAFAHFINPQPTRAAIDYYREHVVAVNASAASRTILSLGAVCAETEEEAHRLYASLRLRRLLRQTGDRGPIPTPEDAIARLAGVGDEPSDDDGEWPRYVVGTPEHVHGQLTGIAAELRVEELMILTVVHDHQARLRSYRLLAETFGLAPRATPGTDRARSDR encoded by the coding sequence ATGAGGCTGTCGATCATCGACCAATCGCCCGTGCCTGCGGGTCTCACGGCCGCAGATGCGCTGCGCAACACGATCGAGCTCGCGCGGGTCGCCGACCGGCTTGGGTACGAACGGTACTGGATCGCCGAGCACCACGCCACCCGGGCGTTCGCGAGTTCCGCGCCGGAGGTCCTGATGGCGCGGGTGGCCGCCGAGACCTCCGGCATCCGCGTGGGCTCCGGTGCGGTTCTCCTGCCCCATTACAGCCCGTTCAAGGTGGCCGAGACGTTCCGGGTGCTTCACGCGTTGTATCCCGACCGGATCGATCTCGGGATCGGCCGGGCGCCCGGGGGCGGACCGCTCGAGACGTTTGCGCTGCGACGCGATCGCGGGCGGGAATTCCCGGACGACTTTCCCGACCAACTCGTGGAGCTGCTGGCGTTTCTCCGCGGCGGCTTCCCGGCGGACCACCCGTTCAGCCGGATCGAGGTCACGCCGGACATGCCCGGGGTGCCTGACATCTGGCTCCTCGGATCGAGCCCGTGGAGCGCGAGCGCGGCCGCACAGCTGGGGCTGCCGTACGCGTTCGCCCACTTCATCAACCCGCAGCCCACGCGAGCGGCGATCGACTACTATCGCGAGCACGTCGTCGCCGTGAACGCGTCGGCCGCGTCGCGGACGATCCTGTCGCTCGGTGCGGTCTGCGCGGAGACGGAGGAAGAGGCTCACCGCTTGTACGCCAGCCTGCGCCTGCGGCGCCTCCTCCGCCAAACCGGCGACCGCGGTCCGATTCCGACCCCGGAGGACGCGATCGCCAGGCTGGCGGGCGTCGGAGACGAACCGTCTGACGACGACGGCGAGTGGCCGCGCTATGTTGTCGGCACGCCCGAGCACGTACACGGCCAGCTCACCGGGATCGCGGCCGAGCTGCGCGTCGAAGAGCTCATGATCCTGACGGTGGTGCACGACCACCAGGCCAGGCTGCGCTCCTACCGGTTGCTCGCGGAGACGTTCGGTCTCGCCCCGAGGGCGACGCCGGGGACCGACCGCGCGCGCTCCGATCGATAG